One Mycolicibacterium pulveris genomic region harbors:
- a CDS encoding acyl-CoA dehydrogenase family protein — protein sequence MSIWHTPEREQLRKSVRAFAEREILPHVDEWERSGELPRDLHRKAGEAGLLGAGFPESVGGGGGDGADAVIICEEMHQAGCPGGVFASLFTCGISVPHMIASGDRRLIDTYVRPTLRGELIGSLAITEPGGGSDVGHLTTRAELVSDGDGPYYIINGAKTYITSGVRADYVVTAVRTGGPGAAGISLIVVDKQAPGFAVSRKLDKMGWRSSDTAELSYTDVRVPAANLIGAENSGFVQIAGAFVAERVGLAAQAYASAQRCLDLTVSWCRDRETFGRPLISRQQVQNTLAEMARRIDVARVYTHHVVERQLAGDTNLIAEVCFAKNTAVEAGEWVANQAVQMFGGMGYMTESEVERQYRDMRILGIGGGTTEILTALAAKTLGFQS from the coding sequence TTGAGCATCTGGCACACCCCCGAACGCGAACAACTACGAAAATCGGTGCGCGCGTTCGCCGAACGCGAGATCCTGCCGCATGTGGACGAGTGGGAGCGCAGTGGCGAGTTGCCCCGGGACCTGCATCGCAAGGCCGGTGAGGCCGGGCTGCTTGGCGCGGGATTTCCCGAGTCGGTCGGCGGGGGCGGCGGCGACGGCGCCGATGCGGTGATCATCTGCGAGGAGATGCACCAGGCGGGCTGCCCCGGCGGTGTGTTCGCGTCGCTGTTCACCTGCGGTATCTCGGTGCCGCACATGATCGCCTCCGGCGACCGGCGGCTGATCGACACGTACGTGCGGCCCACGCTGCGCGGCGAGCTGATCGGCAGCCTCGCGATCACCGAACCGGGCGGCGGCTCCGACGTCGGGCATCTGACCACCCGCGCTGAGCTGGTGTCCGACGGCGACGGGCCGTACTACATCATCAACGGCGCCAAGACCTACATCACCTCCGGCGTGAGAGCCGATTACGTCGTCACGGCGGTGCGCACGGGAGGTCCTGGCGCAGCGGGGATTTCGCTGATCGTGGTCGACAAGCAGGCGCCTGGCTTCGCGGTCAGCCGCAAGCTCGACAAGATGGGCTGGCGATCTTCCGACACCGCCGAGCTGTCCTACACCGACGTCCGGGTGCCGGCCGCCAACCTGATCGGTGCCGAGAACTCCGGGTTCGTCCAGATCGCCGGAGCGTTCGTCGCCGAACGCGTCGGGCTGGCCGCGCAGGCCTATGCCAGCGCTCAGCGGTGCCTCGACCTGACCGTTTCGTGGTGCCGGGACAGGGAGACCTTCGGCAGGCCGCTGATCTCGCGCCAACAGGTGCAGAACACGTTGGCGGAGATGGCCCGTCGCATCGACGTGGCGCGGGTGTACACGCACCACGTGGTCGAGCGGCAGCTCGCGGGTGACACGAATCTGATCGCCGAGGTGTGCTTCGCCAAGAACACCGCCGTGGAGGCCGGCGAATGGGTCGCCAACCAGGCGGTGCAGATGTTCGGCGGGATGGGCTACATGACCGAGTCCGAAGTCGAACGGCAATACCGCGACATGCGGATCCTGGGCATCGGCGGCGGGACCACCGAGATCCTCACCGCGCTGGCCGCCAAGACGTTGGGATTCCAATCGTGA
- a CDS encoding acyclic terpene utilization AtuA family protein, which translates to MTGPVRIGNCSGFYGDRLSAMHEMLTGGDLDYLTGDYLAELTMLILARDRAKAPDRGYAKTFLKQLEECLGLALDRGVRIVANAGGLNPAGLADAVRALAQRLGLTVNVAHVEGDDLLPRADELGFGSVLAANAYLGAWGIVECLNAGADVVVTGRVTDASVIVGPAAAHHGWQRTDYDRLAGAIAAGHVIECGAQATGGNYAFFARDFPDLTALIRPGFPLAEIHPDGSSVITKHPGTGGAVTVDTVTAQLLYEITGARYANPDATLRVDTVELSSDGADRVRIGGVRGEPPPPTLKVSLNSIGGFRNEMTLVLTGLDIEAKAELVRRQLETSMTAKPAQMEWTLARTDHEDADTEETASALLRCVVRDPDPANVGRKFSSAAVELALSSYPGFHATSPPGDGQVYGVFRPAFVAAGDVPHVAVHADGSRVDIAPATQTLELAPVPPFALPEPLPFGETRRVPLGSIAGARSGDKGGSANVGVWVRTDPQWRWLVHALTVDKLRELLPETADLPVTRHVLPNLRAVNFVIDGILGEGVAYHARFDPQAKALGEWLRSRTVDIPVELSAEIPEELLA; encoded by the coding sequence GTGACTGGTCCGGTCCGCATCGGCAACTGTTCGGGGTTCTACGGCGATCGGCTGTCGGCGATGCACGAGATGCTCACCGGCGGCGATCTGGACTACCTCACCGGCGATTACCTGGCCGAGCTGACCATGTTGATCCTGGCCCGCGACCGCGCGAAGGCTCCCGACCGCGGCTATGCCAAGACGTTCCTCAAGCAGCTCGAGGAATGCCTGGGCCTCGCGCTGGACCGCGGCGTGCGCATCGTCGCCAACGCGGGCGGGCTGAACCCCGCGGGCCTCGCGGACGCGGTGCGAGCGCTGGCCCAACGGCTGGGGTTGACGGTGAACGTCGCCCACGTCGAGGGCGACGACCTGCTGCCCAGGGCCGACGAGCTCGGTTTCGGCTCGGTGTTGGCGGCCAACGCCTATCTCGGCGCGTGGGGCATCGTCGAATGCCTGAACGCCGGCGCCGACGTCGTCGTCACCGGCCGGGTGACCGACGCGTCGGTGATCGTCGGGCCCGCCGCCGCGCACCACGGATGGCAGCGCACCGACTACGACCGGCTGGCCGGCGCGATCGCCGCAGGCCACGTCATCGAGTGCGGCGCGCAGGCCACCGGGGGCAACTACGCGTTCTTCGCGCGGGACTTTCCGGACCTCACCGCCTTGATCCGTCCCGGGTTTCCGCTGGCCGAGATCCACCCCGACGGGTCGTCGGTCATCACCAAGCACCCCGGCACCGGAGGCGCGGTCACCGTCGACACCGTCACAGCGCAACTGCTCTACGAGATCACCGGTGCGCGCTATGCCAATCCGGATGCGACGCTGCGGGTCGACACCGTCGAGCTGTCCTCCGACGGCGCCGACCGGGTGCGCATCGGCGGGGTGCGCGGCGAGCCGCCGCCGCCGACACTGAAGGTGTCGCTCAACAGCATCGGCGGGTTCCGCAACGAGATGACGTTGGTGCTGACGGGCTTGGACATCGAGGCCAAGGCCGAGCTGGTGCGCAGGCAACTGGAGACCAGCATGACGGCCAAACCCGCCCAGATGGAGTGGACCCTGGCCCGCACCGACCATGAGGATGCCGACACCGAAGAAACCGCCAGCGCGCTGCTGCGGTGCGTGGTGCGCGATCCGGATCCGGCCAACGTCGGACGCAAGTTCTCCTCTGCCGCCGTAGAACTGGCGTTGTCCAGCTATCCGGGCTTCCACGCCACCAGCCCGCCGGGTGACGGTCAGGTCTACGGGGTGTTCAGGCCGGCGTTCGTCGCGGCCGGCGACGTGCCACACGTGGCGGTGCACGCCGACGGCTCCCGCGTCGACATCGCACCCGCCACACAGACCTTGGAGCTCGCGCCGGTCCCGCCGTTCGCGTTGCCCGAGCCGCTGCCGTTCGGCGAGACCCGACGGGTGCCGCTCGGCTCGATCGCCGGCGCTCGAAGCGGCGACAAGGGCGGCAGCGCGAACGTGGGCGTGTGGGTGCGCACCGATCCGCAGTGGCGCTGGCTGGTGCACGCGCTGACCGTGGACAAGCTGCGCGAACTGCTCCCGGAGACAGCGGATTTGCCCGTGACCCGACATGTGCTGCCCAACCTGCGGGCGGTCAATTTCGTTATCGACGGCATCCTCGGCGAGGGGGTGGCCTATCACGCCCGGTTCGACCCGCAGGCCAAGGCGCTCGGCGAGTGGCTGCGCAGCCGGACCGTTGACATACCTGTCGAGTTGTCGGCAGAGATACCCGAGGAGCTGTTGGCTTGA
- the rpmF gene encoding 50S ribosomal protein L32: MAVPKRRVSRANTRSRRAQWKAKRPELVSVTVSGREHKVPRRLLKAARLGLIDLDRR; this comes from the coding sequence ATGGCTGTGCCCAAGCGCAGAGTGTCGCGCGCGAACACCCGTAGCCGTCGCGCCCAGTGGAAGGCCAAGCGCCCCGAGCTGGTCAGCGTCACCGTCTCGGGCCGCGAGCACAAGGTGCCACGGCGGCTGCTTAAGGCTGCCCGCCTCGGCCTGATCGACCTCGACCGCCGCTAG
- a CDS encoding response regulator transcription factor → MRILVVDDDRAVRESLRRSLSFNGYSVELAQDGVEALDVIASDRPDALVLDVMMPRLDGLEVCRRLRSTGDDLPILVLTARDSVSERVAGLDAGADDYLPKPFALEELLARMRALLRRTSSDDGEESPAMTFSDLSLDPATREVTRGQRRISLTRTEFALLEMFIANPRRVLTRSRILEEVWGFDFPTSGNALEVYVGYLRRKTEAEGEPRLIHTVRGVGYVLRETPP, encoded by the coding sequence GTGCGCATATTAGTCGTCGACGACGATCGCGCGGTGCGCGAATCCCTGCGCCGCTCGCTCTCGTTCAACGGATACTCCGTCGAGCTCGCCCAGGACGGTGTCGAAGCTCTCGACGTGATCGCCAGCGACCGGCCCGACGCCCTGGTGCTGGACGTGATGATGCCGCGGCTGGACGGCCTGGAGGTGTGCCGTCGGCTGCGCAGCACCGGCGACGATCTGCCGATCCTGGTGTTGACCGCGCGCGACTCGGTTTCGGAGCGGGTGGCCGGACTGGACGCCGGAGCCGACGACTACCTGCCCAAGCCGTTCGCCCTCGAGGAGCTACTGGCCCGCATGCGAGCGCTGCTGCGCCGCACCTCCTCCGACGACGGCGAAGAGTCGCCCGCGATGACCTTCTCGGACCTGTCGCTGGACCCCGCCACCCGTGAGGTCACCCGCGGCCAGCGCCGGATCAGCCTGACGCGCACCGAGTTCGCGCTGCTCGAGATGTTCATCGCCAACCCGCGCCGCGTGCTGACCCGCAGCCGCATCCTCGAGGAAGTGTGGGGCTTCGACTTCCCGACGTCCGGCAACGCACTGGAGGTGTATGTCGGATATCTCCGCCGAAAGACTGAGGCCGAAGGAGAGCCGCGACTGATCCACACCGTTCGAGGCGTGGGTTACGTGCTGCGCGAGACCCCGCCCTGA
- a CDS encoding HAMP domain-containing sensor histidine kinase has translation MTGPSYGFRPQPDPSLAVPTTKSVSLRWRVMLLAMSMVAMVVVLMAVAVWAVVSRALYDDVDNQLRSRAQLLIESGSLQVDPSKAIEGTAYSDVNAMLVIPGRAIYTANQQGETLPMGEPEKAVLRGDLIMSLRTANHQRVLAMRLSNDSSLLISKSMAPTTQVLKRLGTVLSIVGGIGVAVAAMAGGAVARAGLRPVARLTEAAERVARTDDLRPIPVVGSDELARLTEAFNMMLRALAESRERQARLVTDAGHELRTPLTSLRTNVELLMASMAPGAPRLPDEEMAGLRADVIAQIQELSTLVGDLVDLTRDDAGVIIHEPVDMTEVIDRSLERVRRRRNDIEFDVQVMPWQVYGDGAGLGRAVLNLLDNAAKWSPPGGRVVIRLTQIDPLHAELVVSDEGPGIPPQERQLVFERFFRSASARAMPGSGLGLAIVKQIVVKHGGTLWVEDAVPGGQPPGTAMHVVLPGRPMPADDADTDTPR, from the coding sequence ATGACCGGCCCGAGCTACGGATTTCGGCCACAGCCCGACCCCTCGCTGGCGGTGCCGACCACCAAGTCCGTGTCCCTGCGCTGGCGGGTGATGCTGCTCGCGATGTCGATGGTCGCGATGGTCGTGGTGTTGATGGCGGTCGCGGTATGGGCGGTGGTGTCGCGGGCCCTCTACGACGACGTGGACAACCAGTTGCGCAGCCGGGCCCAGCTGCTGATCGAAAGCGGGTCGCTGCAGGTCGACCCGAGCAAGGCGATCGAGGGCACGGCCTATTCCGACGTCAACGCGATGCTGGTGATCCCGGGCCGGGCGATCTACACGGCGAACCAGCAAGGCGAGACGCTACCGATGGGCGAGCCGGAGAAGGCGGTGCTGCGGGGTGATCTGATCATGTCGCTGCGGACCGCCAACCACCAGCGGGTGCTGGCGATGCGGCTGTCCAACGACAGCTCGCTGCTGATCTCCAAGAGCATGGCCCCGACGACGCAGGTGCTCAAACGGTTGGGCACCGTGTTGTCGATCGTGGGTGGTATCGGGGTGGCGGTGGCCGCCATGGCAGGCGGCGCGGTCGCCCGTGCCGGCCTGCGCCCGGTGGCACGGCTGACCGAGGCCGCCGAACGGGTGGCCCGCACCGACGACCTACGGCCTATCCCCGTCGTGGGCAGCGACGAACTCGCAAGGCTCACAGAGGCTTTCAATATGATGCTGCGGGCGCTCGCGGAGTCGCGGGAACGACAGGCCCGATTGGTCACCGACGCCGGCCACGAACTGCGCACCCCGTTGACGTCGCTGCGCACCAACGTGGAGCTGCTGATGGCGTCGATGGCCCCCGGTGCGCCGCGGCTGCCGGACGAAGAGATGGCCGGTCTGCGTGCCGACGTGATCGCTCAGATCCAGGAATTGTCCACGCTGGTCGGCGATCTGGTCGATCTCACCCGCGACGACGCCGGCGTGATCATTCACGAACCAGTCGACATGACCGAGGTCATCGACCGTTCACTCGAGCGGGTTCGGCGCCGCCGCAACGATATCGAGTTCGACGTGCAGGTCATGCCGTGGCAGGTCTACGGGGACGGTGCCGGGCTGGGCCGCGCGGTGCTCAACCTGTTGGACAACGCCGCGAAATGGAGCCCTCCGGGCGGGCGGGTCGTCATCCGGTTGACCCAGATCGACCCGTTGCACGCCGAGCTGGTGGTGTCCGACGAGGGCCCGGGAATACCGCCGCAGGAACGGCAATTGGTGTTCGAGCGGTTCTTCCGGTCCGCGTCGGCGCGGGCGATGCCGGGCTCCGGTCTGGGATTGGCGATCGTCAAGCAGATCGTGGTCAAACACGGCGGCACGCTGTGGGTGGAGGACGCGGTGCCCGGCGGACAACCTCCCGGCACCGCCATGCACGTGGTGTTGCCGGGACGACCGATGCCTGCCGACGACGCCGACACCGACACGCCGCGCTGA
- a CDS encoding S1C family serine protease has translation MTNHPRYSSPPPPSGRRPGGQQNAGPGYPGAQRPGPYQQPYDWRYATQQQQQQSAAFRAPYDPYRPMAGGPSGLPPQKRSRTGVLTLGAIAVAMVSAGIGGGVAVLAQPDLPAATSTLNGAAPTVPAASLPAGSVEQVAAKVVPSVVKLEVNLGRQSEEGSGIILSSDGLILTNNHVISAAGPAPRGGPANAETKVTFSDGHTTSFSVVGTDPSSDIAVVRAEGVSGLTPITIGSSADLRVGQDVVAIGSPLGLEGTVTTGIISALNRPVAAGGDARNQNTVLDAIQTDAAINPGNSGGALVNMNGELVGVNSAIATLGGDAGPQASSGSIGLGFAIPVDQAKRIADELIKNGSASHASLGVQVTSDASIDGARIVEVTRDGAAAAAGLPSGVVVTKVDGRVINSADALVAAVRSKAPGDQVTLTYLDNSGKPQTVQVTLGKAQQ, from the coding sequence ATGACAAACCATCCGAGGTATTCGTCGCCGCCACCACCGTCGGGTCGTCGGCCCGGCGGCCAGCAGAACGCGGGACCCGGTTACCCCGGTGCTCAGCGGCCCGGCCCCTACCAGCAGCCCTACGACTGGCGCTACGCGACACAGCAGCAACAGCAGCAGTCGGCGGCGTTTCGTGCGCCGTATGACCCGTACCGACCGATGGCCGGCGGGCCGTCCGGGCTGCCTCCTCAAAAGCGTTCGCGGACAGGGGTATTGACGCTGGGCGCGATCGCGGTGGCGATGGTCTCCGCGGGCATCGGCGGCGGCGTAGCGGTGCTGGCACAGCCCGATCTGCCCGCGGCGACGTCGACGCTCAACGGGGCGGCGCCGACGGTGCCTGCCGCCAGCCTGCCCGCCGGTTCCGTCGAACAGGTCGCGGCCAAGGTGGTGCCCAGCGTGGTCAAACTCGAGGTCAATCTCGGCCGTCAATCCGAGGAAGGCTCCGGCATCATTCTCTCGTCGGACGGGCTGATCTTGACCAACAACCACGTCATCTCGGCCGCGGGCCCGGCGCCCCGCGGTGGCCCGGCCAATGCCGAGACCAAAGTGACGTTCTCCGATGGCCACACCACTTCGTTCAGCGTCGTCGGCACCGATCCGAGCAGCGACATCGCGGTAGTGCGCGCGGAGGGCGTGTCCGGTCTGACGCCCATCACGATCGGATCATCGGCGGATCTGCGGGTCGGCCAGGACGTGGTGGCGATCGGCTCACCGCTCGGCCTCGAGGGCACGGTGACGACCGGCATCATCAGCGCGCTGAACCGGCCCGTCGCGGCCGGCGGTGACGCCCGCAACCAGAACACCGTCCTCGATGCGATCCAGACCGACGCCGCGATCAACCCGGGCAACTCCGGTGGTGCGCTGGTCAACATGAACGGCGAACTGGTCGGGGTGAACTCGGCGATCGCCACGCTCGGTGGCGACGCGGGTCCGCAGGCCTCCAGCGGGTCGATCGGGCTCGGGTTCGCGATCCCGGTGGACCAGGCCAAGCGCATCGCCGACGAGTTGATCAAGAACGGCTCGGCCTCCCATGCCTCGCTGGGTGTTCAGGTCACCAGCGACGCGTCCATCGACGGCGCGCGGATCGTGGAGGTCACCCGCGATGGCGCAGCCGCCGCGGCCGGGCTGCCGAGCGGGGTCGTGGTGACCAAGGTCGACGGCCGGGTCATCAACAGCGCCGACGCGCTGGTGGCCGCGGTCCGGTCGAAGGCCCCCGGTGATCAGGTGACGCTGACGTATCTGGACAACTCAGGTAAACCGCAGACCGTGCAGGTCACGCTCGGCAAGGCGCAGCAGTGA
- a CDS encoding MogA/MoaB family molybdenum cofactor biosynthesis protein, with the protein MTVAAPASLPAYTVALMEQPGELVGRALVVVVDDRTAHGDEEDHSGPLVTELLGEAGFVVDGVVVVSADEVEIRNALNTAVIGGVDLVVSVGGTGVTPRDVTPEATREILDRELLGIAEALRASGLSAGIVEAGVSRGLAGVSGSTLVVNIAGSRAAVRDGMATLGPLATQIIGQLSSLEI; encoded by the coding sequence TTGACAGTGGCCGCGCCGGCGTCGCTGCCCGCATATACGGTTGCACTCATGGAACAACCAGGCGAGTTGGTGGGCCGGGCACTGGTCGTCGTCGTCGACGACCGCACCGCACACGGCGACGAAGAGGACCACAGCGGTCCGCTGGTGACCGAGTTGCTCGGCGAGGCCGGGTTCGTGGTCGACGGCGTGGTCGTGGTGTCCGCCGACGAAGTCGAGATCCGCAACGCGTTGAACACCGCGGTGATCGGGGGAGTCGACCTGGTGGTGTCGGTCGGTGGCACCGGGGTCACCCCGCGCGACGTCACGCCCGAAGCGACGCGGGAGATCCTCGACCGCGAACTTCTCGGCATCGCCGAAGCGTTGCGCGCGTCGGGGTTGTCCGCGGGCATCGTCGAAGCCGGAGTGTCCCGCGGGCTCGCCGGAGTCTCGGGCAGCACGCTGGTGGTCAACATCGCGGGGTCGCGGGCGGCGGTGCGCGACGGTATGGCGACGTTGGGCCCGTTGGCGACCCAGATCATCGGCCAGCTCTCCAGCCTGGAAATTTGA
- a CDS encoding MspA family porin, which produces MKAISRVLIALVAAVASLFVSTGTSHAGLDNELSLVDGQDRTLTIQQWDTFLNGVFPLDRNRLTREWFHTGRAEYIVTGPNANKFEGTLELGYQIGFPWSLGVGINFSYTTPNVLFDQAPLVLGPLDALGFGFLTTPNLFPGASISADLGNGPGIQEVATFSVDVKGPEGGVAVSNAHGTVTGAAGGVLLRPFARLISSAGDSVTTYGEPWNMN; this is translated from the coding sequence ATGAAGGCAATCAGTCGGGTGCTGATCGCGTTGGTTGCGGCCGTCGCGTCTCTGTTCGTGAGTACGGGCACCTCTCACGCGGGCCTGGATAATGAGCTGAGCCTGGTTGATGGTCAGGATCGCACGTTGACGATCCAGCAGTGGGATACCTTCCTCAACGGTGTGTTTCCGTTGGACCGCAACCGGCTTACCCGCGAGTGGTTTCATACCGGTCGAGCGGAGTACATCGTGACCGGCCCCAACGCCAACAAATTCGAGGGCACGTTGGAGCTGGGTTATCAGATCGGCTTTCCGTGGTCGTTAGGCGTGGGCATCAACTTCAGCTACACCACCCCGAACGTGTTGTTCGACCAGGCACCGCTGGTGCTGGGTCCGCTCGACGCCCTCGGCTTCGGCTTCCTGACCACCCCGAACCTGTTTCCCGGCGCGTCGATCAGCGCGGATCTGGGCAATGGTCCGGGTATTCAGGAGGTCGCGACGTTCTCGGTGGACGTCAAGGGTCCTGAGGGCGGTGTGGCGGTGTCGAATGCTCATGGCACGGTGACCGGTGCTGCCGGTGGTGTGTTGTTGCGTCCGTTTGCCCGGTTGATCTCCTCGGCCGGTGACAGCGTCACCACGTATGGCGAGCCCTGGAACATGAACTGA
- a CDS encoding MspA family porin has product MKAISRVLIALVAAVASLFVSTGTSHAGLDNELSLVDGQDRTLTIQQWDTFLNGVFPLDRNRLTREWFHTGRAEYIVTGPDAEEFEGTLELGYQIGFPWSLGVGINFSYTTPNVLFDQAPLVLGPLDALGYGFLTTPNLFPGASISADLGNGPGIQEVATFSVDVKGPEGGVAVSNAHGTVTGAAGGVLLRPFARLISSAGDSVTTYGEPWNMN; this is encoded by the coding sequence ATGAAGGCAATCAGTCGGGTGCTGATCGCGTTGGTTGCGGCCGTCGCGTCTCTGTTCGTGAGTACGGGCACCTCTCACGCGGGCCTGGATAATGAGCTGAGCCTGGTTGATGGTCAGGATCGCACGTTGACGATCCAGCAGTGGGATACCTTCCTCAACGGTGTGTTTCCGTTGGACCGCAACCGGCTTACCCGCGAGTGGTTTCATACCGGTCGAGCGGAGTACATCGTGACCGGCCCCGATGCCGAAGAGTTCGAGGGCACGTTGGAGTTGGGTTATCAGATCGGCTTTCCGTGGTCGTTAGGCGTGGGCATCAACTTCAGCTACACGACTCCGAACGTGTTGTTCGACCAGGCGCCGTTGGTGCTGGGTCCGCTCGACGCCCTGGGTTATGGCTTCCTGACCACCCCGAACCTGTTTCCCGGCGCGTCGATCAGCGCGGATCTGGGCAATGGTCCGGGTATTCAGGAGGTCGCGACGTTCTCGGTGGACGTCAAGGGTCCTGAGGGCGGTGTGGCGGTGTCGAATGCTCATGGCACGGTGACCGGTGCTGCCGGTGGTGTGTTGTTGCGTCCGTTTGCCCGGTTGATCTCCTCGGCCGGGGACAGCGTTACCACGTATGGCGAGCCCTGGAACATGAACTGA
- the mscL gene encoding large-conductance mechanosensitive channel protein MscL, whose protein sequence is MLKGFKEFLARGNIVDLSVAVVIGTAFTGLVTRFTDSIIQPLINRVGAGGESDYGILRINIGGGETIDLNILLSGLINFILVAAVVYFLVVVPYNRLRQRGELEQAQDTELSLLTEIRNILAETNGSSGKHVSGPGTGPSPDTAKTTSADKS, encoded by the coding sequence ATGCTGAAGGGGTTCAAGGAATTTCTCGCTCGCGGCAACATCGTCGACCTGTCGGTCGCGGTGGTCATCGGCACGGCGTTTACCGGGCTGGTCACCCGTTTCACCGACAGCATCATCCAACCGTTGATCAATCGTGTTGGGGCGGGCGGTGAATCCGACTACGGCATTCTGCGAATCAACATCGGCGGTGGCGAGACCATCGATCTCAACATCCTGTTGTCCGGTCTGATCAACTTCATCCTGGTCGCCGCGGTGGTCTATTTCCTCGTGGTGGTGCCCTACAACAGGCTGCGCCAGCGGGGCGAGCTCGAGCAGGCTCAGGACACCGAACTGTCGCTGCTGACCGAGATCCGCAACATCCTCGCCGAAACCAACGGCTCCTCCGGCAAGCATGTCAGCGGCCCGGGCACCGGACCGAGTCCGGACACCGCGAAGACCACGAGCGCCGACAAGTCCTGA
- a CDS encoding SAF domain-containing protein, whose translation MGESLNPSAMSRLHDALRPDWTRTLAARRVAAGVLVVLAAVAALRPDPDDQRVDVVVAAHDLAPGRKLSAADVDLESRSATMIPDGTHADLSAVVGATLAGPARRGEALTDVRLLGPRLAESAAGPDARIVPLRLEDPALLDLVRPGDVVDVLTAGAETTAKPSVIATNAVVVVVSERPTGAGSGGERAVLVALPARAANEVAAATLVSAVTLTFH comes from the coding sequence ATGGGGGAATCTCTGAACCCGTCGGCGATGAGCCGACTTCATGACGCGCTACGCCCCGACTGGACCCGCACGTTGGCCGCGCGCCGCGTCGCGGCGGGTGTGCTTGTCGTGCTGGCCGCCGTCGCGGCCCTGCGTCCCGATCCCGACGACCAGCGGGTCGATGTCGTCGTCGCCGCGCACGATCTGGCGCCGGGCAGGAAACTCAGCGCCGCGGACGTCGACCTCGAATCCCGCTCCGCCACAATGATTCCGGACGGCACACACGCCGATCTGAGCGCCGTTGTCGGTGCGACGCTTGCCGGCCCGGCCCGGCGCGGCGAAGCGCTCACCGATGTCCGACTGCTCGGTCCGCGGCTGGCCGAATCGGCTGCGGGCCCCGACGCGCGAATCGTGCCGTTACGTCTCGAGGATCCGGCGCTGCTCGATCTCGTGCGCCCCGGCGACGTCGTCGACGTGCTGACGGCCGGTGCCGAGACGACGGCCAAACCCAGCGTGATCGCCACGAACGCGGTCGTGGTGGTGGTGTCCGAAAGGCCGACGGGCGCAGGCAGCGGTGGTGAGCGAGCGGTGTTGGTGGCGCTACCTGCCCGGGCTGCCAACGAAGTCGCGGCGGCCACGCTGGTTTCGGCCGTGACGCTCACCTTTCACTGA